Proteins from a single region of Thamnophis elegans isolate rThaEle1 chromosome 17, rThaEle1.pri, whole genome shotgun sequence:
- the GNG3 gene encoding guanine nucleotide-binding protein G(I)/G(S)/G(O) subunit gamma-3, whose protein sequence is MKGETPVNSTMSIGQARKMVEQLKIEASMCRIKVSKAAADLMTYCDAHICEDPLISPVPTSENPFREKKFFCALL, encoded by the exons ATGAAGGGCGAAACCCCCGTCAACAGCACAATGAGCATCGGTCAGGCTCGCAAAATGGTGGAGCAGCTGAAGATTGAGGCCAGCATGTGCAGAATAAAG GTGTCGAAAGCGGCCGCCGACTTGATGACCTACTGCGATGCCCACATCTGCGAGGACCCCCTCATTAGCCCAGTGCCCACCTCGGAAAACCCCTTCCGGGAAAAGAAATTCTTCTGCGCTCTGCTTTGA